The sequence CGGCGGCGAGCCTTGGGGTGGTCCCTCCGCCCAGGCTGCAAGCATGCCGCAGGCGATGCCTAGCGCGGCCAAGAGGCCTAGCCCGAGCTTGGTTCCGCTTCGCCGCCACCGGTTCCCCGAACCGGCCAAGCCGGCACCCGCCATTCCCAAACAAGAGAACGCCCGCGCAATTTTGCTTTTCATAGATCCGCCGCTGTTGGAGCTCAACAAGACGGAAAAATGTGACGGCGGTGGACATTTTGGCCGGCTCGCCTCACCCGACCGAGCCCTTACCCCGATCGCTACGTGCGCTCGCCGACTTATTCGGCGCTGTCAACGGCCACCGGATCTACCGGCATGGGCGCAGCTGGCAGGCTTCCCCAGGCGGTGACGCCGACGTCGTTACGCCGGTTACCTCTTGGACGGCTTCATCACCGCCGCGGCGTTGGTGCCCAGGAATATCCAGTTGGCGCCGGTGGGCTTGATACTGCCGGCAAGCTGGCTCCAGATATCGCGCCCCACCGCGCTGGGCAGGCTGCTGTACGTCGAATGCAAGAACCAACTGGACGCGCAGCTCAGCTACACGTTCGAGACAGGCAGGTTCGACGGCGCGATGCTGCTGTTCCAGGCCAGCAACTCACCGACGAGGCGTATCGCACCTACGCGGGCACGAAGGACCGTCCGCTCGAGAACATCGAGTAGGGCCGGACTTATCTGTTGGGGGTGAGCTACAAGTTCTGAACTTCCGTCCTGGCGGCTGCAAAAGAAAAAGCCGACGTATGCCGGTTTTTTCTTTGCGCAACAAGAGTAGACGGTCATTCCAAGCGGTGCGGTCTTGACTTACGTGTGATGAGTATCGCTCGCTCAACTCATCCTACGGGCCACGCGGGCTACAACAGAAGTGGTCGCTTGCAGTGGCGAGGCGAAACCCGCAATGAATTCCGCCACACGACACTTGCACTCGATGGCGGAAACGCCTGGGGCGACGGCTCCGCCGTACGGTACTCGGTAGCTTGCATGCCGATCCAATCCTTCGTCAACCAAGCCTAATCTGGCTGCCAAGCAGACACTTCCTTAAGCAGCCAACCGAGCAATAAGCCGATCAATGCGGCGGGGCTGCGACATTGTAGATACTTACATAGGTGATGCCGGGCTCAACGTCCTCCACCGTTATTTTAAAGGCATGAGATGTTGTAGTTAGGCTGTCACCCTGCTTTCTTAATTGCTCGCCAAATTTCGCCGCTCCAGCCGCATCAGATCCAAAATCAAAATGCAAATCATATCCTTGGGTATTAGGGAAGGTGTCTGTCAGCTTTTTCCAAAGCGCTCGTGTATTAGCTACGGACGCATATTGCCTCTCCAAAATAACGAAGGCATTTGTTTGATTTGCATTAACCTCCGCGATCTTCTTCCCATCTGCTATTAGATGTCTGGCTGGGCTCACTTCATAAAGGATAGCTTCACTTCGCTTCGTAGGTTGTATGGTCTTTATGTGCAACGTGTTGTTTTCCGCAGCCTTGGCGATCGCTTCACTTGGTTGATAGAGACGCCTTCCCCAAGCCCATCCGCCTACGGGTCTTCTGCCTCCTCCTGCCTTTGACGCCGCACGTAATCCACCAGCGCCCTTGTTTGCAGGATTGGCATTGCCGAACCCGACCGCGTCCGCGGCCACTTCAGTTCGGTCGGCCATATTGCCCAGGTACTGGCTGCTGATTCCCATAGCCTGTGCTTCCCGGGACATCTCGCGCCACAGCAGGTATTCCTCTACATTGTCGAAAGGCGCGGCCATTCCGGCGCGTTCGTAATTGCCCTTGTCGCGCATATAGGCTTGAACGTAGAACTTTTCCTCTGACGTCATTTCGCTCACCGTTTTCTGGCTGAGCGGCTTATTACGCAACTCATAGCGTGCCCGCATGACTGCCAAGGCATTTCCTACAAGTATCCCTGTGAACGCGCT comes from Luteimonas galliterrae and encodes:
- a CDS encoding RHS repeat-associated core domain-containing protein, with the translated sequence AGKVKDRRSYGVWGDERDPNNWLAFKAAPKDELKLPNSGYTGTHERRQRGATAPGISGLIDMQARYYDPAAMQFLQPDGVVPDPANPLSWNRRTYVDNSPVAFSDPTGHAPEKNESGLTEGGEEFVERKAQELDDATTGGGTYLANGGGLGSAFTGILVGNALAVMRARYELRNKPLSQKTVSEMTSEEKFYVQAYMRDKGNYERAGMAAPFDNVEEYLLWREMSREAQAMGISSQYLGNMADRTEVAADAVGFGNANPANKGAGGLRAASKAGGGRRPVGGWAWGRRLYQPSEAIAKAAENNTLHIKTIQPTKRSEAILYEVSPARHLIADGKKIAEVNANQTNAFVILERQYASVANTRALWKKLTDTFPNTQGYDLHFDFGSDAAGAAKFGEQLRKQGDSLTTTSHAFKITVEDVEPGITYVSIYNVAAPPH